The Phycisphaeraceae bacterium genome segment TTCGATGCAGCGACGGCAGATGCACGCATCAGGATGCGCCGGGCTTTGCCAGCCGGGCTCATCGGCGCGGCCCAGCGCCTCGCGGTCGAAGCCGGACTCGAGGCACATTGTGCAGTGATATCCAGCCGGCGCCGAGCCGATGTTCCGCAGCACCACTTCCGCATAGGCCACGCTCAGGCACCGGCCGCACAGGCATGATCCCTGGTGACCCTCGATCAGCGGCAGGTCGGCGCTCCACTGGCGATGGCAGAAGTCGCAGAGCACGTCCTCCATGCGGACGTTGTCGGGATCAGTGCCTGGGCGGCGCATGACCGGAGCATACGGCGTCGCTGGCGGCGCGGCGAGCGGTGACGCGCCGATGCCGGGTGCTCCCTTGCTCCCCGCGCCGCGCACTCGTATGCTCTGTTCATGCCGAGGATGGAGCGGAAGGAGCATCGCGTCATGGAGGACGTCACCCGGAGCCGATCGCCCGTCTCGATGGTCGCCCCTGCGGCGGAAGGCCCCGGCCCTCACGCGACGCTGGCCGACCGGTATCGGTTCGTCAGACAGCGAATCGCCCACGCCGCCCAGCGCAGCGGTCGGACGGCGGATCAGGTCATTCTCGTCGCCGTCACCAAGTACGCCGGGTTCGACCAGATCCGCGAGCTGATCGAACTGGGGCATCAGGATTTCGGCGAGAACCAGGTGCAGAACCTGCAGAAGCGGGTGGCGCTGGTGGATGAGTTTCTGGCCCGCTGCCGGGAACTGGGCGGACCTCGCACCGCCAACGTCCCGGACAGGGTCCGCTGGCACATGATCGGGCACCTGCAGCGCAACAAGGTTCGGAAGGTGGTGGACCTGGTGCGGCTGATTCACTCCGTGGATTCGCTGCGGCTTCTCGAGGAACTGCACGCCTGCACCGCCAGGCGCGAGGAGCCGATCGAGGTGCTGGTGCAGGTGAACGTGGCCGGGGAAAGACAGAAGTTCGGCGTGGCGCCGGCGGCGGTGAAGCACCTGGTCGACCAGATCGACACCATGCTCGGGCTGCGCTGCCGCGGACTCATGTGCATGGCCCCGGTCGCCGATGATCCGCGGACGCTGCGGCCCGTGTTCGAGCGCTGCCGCGAGATCTTCGAGGACATCCGCCTGACCGCCGCGGGAACCGACCGGTTCGATATCCTCTCGATGGGCATGAGCGGGGATTACGAAGTGGCCATCGAGTGCGGCGCCAACATGGTGCGCGTGGGGAGCGCGATCTTCGGACCGCCGCGCGCCCCCGAATCGGATGATGTCGATTCGGCGGAGAACCACTGACAGGCCGATGGCGCCGCGGCGTCCGCACACCGCCTGCTTGCTTCGCCTCATCCGGGCGACTGCTCAGATCAGATACAGCAGCGGGAACAGGAAGATCCAGATGAGATCGACCAGGTGCCAGTACAGCCCGCCCAGATCGACCTGGGTGAAGCGATGCGGACCGTATCGACCGCGGACGGCGCCGATGAGCAGCCAGCCGATCACCAGCATGCCCACGAGCACGTGAATGCCGTGCAGCCCGGTGGTGAGGAAGTAGATGTTGAAGTAGAGGTGGGCGTTGGCGGGGCGGGTTGGATCCTCGGTGTGATGCGCCACGGGCTGGATGAGCGGCTGCACGCGCTGGGCGCGGAATCGCGGCGAGATGCCGCGCGGCCCCTGGGCGGCGTTGGGAATAGATGATTTCGGGATATAAAACTCCGTTGACTGCGCCGAAGAAGAGGCGGCGCCGGAAGCCGTCGCCTCGCCCGCCGTCGCCCCGGCGGGCGGCGCGGATGGCTCCGCTTCCGCTCCCTCCGCAGCGCCTTCGGTTGGCGCATCGGGCTCGGACGGCGCGACCGGTTCGGGCGCCTTGAACGTTCGGATGTACGCCACGATGTGTCGAAGATCGTCGTCCTTGAGCGTCGGGTTGCCGCCCCTGGGAGGCATCTGTAGCCCCGTGGTGTTGAGTTTGTCGAAGGGCATGCGGCCGCCCTTGATGAACTTGACAAGCTCCTCGTCGCTCTGGGATGCAATGAACTCGCTGCCGCGAATGTCCTTGCCCTGGCCCACGATGCCCTCGCCCGCCACGCCGTGGCAGGAGCGGCAGGTGGCCATCCACAGCGATTCGCCGGTCTTGGCGCTGAACTGGGGCGGCGGCGGAGGCGGCGGCGCGGCCTGATCGCCTTCCACCTCGTTCGCGGACGGGGCGGGCGGCTCCACGTGCGGCGGCGCGTAGAACCCGCGACCCCACACGAGCCCGTCGTGAATCTTGTGCGAGTATTCCACGTACTTGATGCCCATGAACACGCCGCCCCCCAGCAGCGTCGCCGCCAGGCACCACACCAGCGGCCTGCGCTGTCCCCGCTGAGCAAAGGAGACGGCCATGGCCATCGTCATGCTGCTGACGATCAGCACCACCGTGTTGGTGGCGCCGAGCCACGTGTCGAGGAACTGGCTGCCGTAGGCGAAGACCTCGGGATGGTTCCCCCGAAGCACGGCGTAGTAGCAGAACAAGCCGCCGAACAGCAGCAGTTCCGTGGCGAGGAAAATCCACATCCCCAGCTTGGCGCTGGAGAACTGCTGGCCCAGCGACTCGAA includes the following:
- a CDS encoding YggS family pyridoxal phosphate-dependent enzyme, giving the protein MVAPAAEGPGPHATLADRYRFVRQRIAHAAQRSGRTADQVILVAVTKYAGFDQIRELIELGHQDFGENQVQNLQKRVALVDEFLARCRELGGPRTANVPDRVRWHMIGHLQRNKVRKVVDLVRLIHSVDSLRLLEELHACTARREEPIEVLVQVNVAGERQKFGVAPAAVKHLVDQIDTMLGLRCRGLMCMAPVADDPRTLRPVFERCREIFEDIRLTAAGTDRFDILSMGMSGDYEVAIECGANMVRVGSAIFGPPRAPESDDVDSAENH
- a CDS encoding cytochrome c oxidase subunit 3, whose protein sequence is MTAFMTPSSATPPEPEHRPADSLSRCPVHRHQYDGAAAATVDDAHAPGLAHHFESLGQQFSSAKLGMWIFLATELLLFGGLFCYYAVLRGNHPEVFAYGSQFLDTWLGATNTVVLIVSSMTMAMAVSFAQRGQRRPLVWCLAATLLGGGVFMGIKYVEYSHKIHDGLVWGRGFYAPPHVEPPAPSANEVEGDQAAPPPPPPPQFSAKTGESLWMATCRSCHGVAGEGIVGQGKDIRGSEFIASQSDEELVKFIKGGRMPFDKLNTTGLQMPPRGGNPTLKDDDLRHIVAYIRTFKAPEPVAPSEPDAPTEGAAEGAEAEPSAPPAGATAGEATASGAASSSAQSTEFYIPKSSIPNAAQGPRGISPRFRAQRVQPLIQPVAHHTEDPTRPANAHLYFNIYFLTTGLHGIHVLVGMLVIGWLLIGAVRGRYGPHRFTQVDLGGLYWHLVDLIWIFLFPLLYLI